A DNA window from Drosophila pseudoobscura strain MV-25-SWS-2005 chromosome 2, UCI_Dpse_MV25, whole genome shotgun sequence contains the following coding sequences:
- the alpha-Man-Ib gene encoding endoplasmic reticulum mannosyl-oligosaccharide 1,2-alpha-mannosidase translates to MKENGHITLTLSSGAVASTDERGRKSLRRAWNQLPRCQRNLIILGVTAFCVTVLLCLTGDQLIAASIKDVEEKAIASPYQLRREIPLQNPHHHPDKDKDLIAAAAAATPSALDRRLPNPNPEPADDKFDGNIAYGEANSAENVVRVPDTPAVALPALLDKTVDNDGSIDILNNVEEPIERLPIEQLDEREQLNEAIRSPLHLGGISIKRHLKKIQPLLAKGQHFHGATNERQSAVVAAFKHSWAGYQKYAWGHDNLKPVSQFSHEWFGLGLTIVDALDTMYIMGLDEEFKEARDWVDLSLRFSTKRDVNLFEVTIRVLGGLLSAYHLSGDTMFLSKSAELGNRLLPAFLSPSGIPYSDVNLGDLSAHSPKWSPDSSTSEVTTIQLEFRDLSRSTNISIYENVVNKVNEKVHELDKTDGLVPIFINANTGTFRNYATISLGARGDSYYEYLLKQWIQTGRNDNDNLILDYMQAIDGVLTKLMRRTPREHWVYIGELINGKDFKPKMDHLTCYLPGTLILGHQNGMPDSHLILARDLLDTCYQTYMQHPTHLAAEISYFALTDKEEHDIYVKPNDAHNLLRPEFIESLYYFYAITGNRTYQDMGWTIFQAFETHAKVNAGYTSLGNVRNTQNTRMRDLMESFWLSETLKYFYLLFSDNRKEIDLDQWVFNSEGHPLPVYPPKT, encoded by the exons ATGAAAGAGAACGGACACATCACTCTTACGCTCTCGTCAGGGGCGGTAGCCAGCACGGATGAGCGGGGCCGAAAGAGTCTGCGGCGG GCTTGGAATCAGTTGCCGCGTTGTCAACGCAATCTCATTATACTCGGCGTAACGGCCTTTTGCGTGACGGTCTTGCTCTGTTTAACCGGCGACCAATTGATTGCCGCGAGCATCAAGGATGTCGAGGAGAAGGCCATAGCTTCCCCCTATCAGCTGCGACGCGAGATCCCACTGCAGAATCCCCACCACCATCCTGACAAGGATAAGGATCtgatcgctgctgctgctgctgccacaccgTCCGCATTAGATAGACGCCTGCCCAACCCAAACCCAGAGCCCGCTGATGATAAG TTTGATGGAAATATTGCCTATGGGGAAGCGAACTCGGCTGAGAATGTGGTTCGAGTGCCAGATACACCAGCTGTGGCACTGCCGGCACTGCTGGACAAGACAGTGGACAACGACGGCAGCATTGATATACTGAACAATGTGGAGGAGCCCATCGAGCGTCTGCCCATTGAGCAGCTGGACGAACGCGAACAGCTCAACGAAGCCATACGGAGTCCCTTACACTTGGGCGGCATCAGCATTAAGCGCCACCTGAAGAAGATTCAGCCGCTCTTGGCCAAGGGGCAGCACTTCCATGGCGCCACAAACGAGCGACAATCCGCGGTAGTGGCTGCCTTCAAGCACTCCTGGGCCGGCTACCAGAAGTACGCCTGGGGTCACGACAACCTGAAGCCCGTCTCGCAGTTCTCCCACGAATGGTTCGGCCTGGGGCTGACTATTGTCGACGCTCTGGACACCATGTACATAATGGGGCTCGATGAGG AGTTCAAGGAGGCTCGTGACTGGGTGGATCTTTCCCTGCGCTTCAGCACGAAGCGCGATGTGAATCTCTTTGAGGTGACAATACGTGTGCTGGGCGGTCTGCTGTCTGCATACCATTTGAGCGGCGACACGATGTTCCTCAGCAAGTCGGCGGAATTGGGTAATCGCCTGCTGCCGGCCTTCCTCTCGCCCTCGGGCATTCCCTATTCGGATGTGAATCTCGGCGACCTGTCCGCCCACTCGCCCAAATGGTCGCCGGACAGCTCCACCAGCGAGGTAACCACCATCCAGCTGGAGTTCCGTGACCTGAGTAGGTCCacaaatatttccatttaTGAGAAC GTCGTAAATAAGGTAAATGAGAAGGTCCACGAGCTGGACAAGACCGATGGACTGGTGCCCATATTCATCAACGCCAACACGGGCACCTTCCGCAACTATGCCACCATTTCGCTGGGAGCCCGTGGCGACTCCTACTATGAGTATCTGCTCAAGCAGTGGATTCAGACAGGCCGCAATGATAACGACAA TCTCATTCTGGATTATATGCAGGCCATTGATGGGGTGCTCACGAAGCTGATGCGCCGCACCCCGCGTGAGCACTGGGTGTACATTGGGGAGCTGATCAACGGCAAGGACTTCAAGCCCAAAATGGACCATCTGACGTGCTACTTGCCGGGCACCTTGATCCTGGGCCACCAGAACGGCATGCCCGACTCTCACCTGATACTCGCCAGAGATTTGCTGGACACCTGCTATCAGACGTACATGCAGCACCCCACCCATTTGGCGGCCGAGATATCGTACTTTGCACTGACGGACAAGGAGGAGCACGACATTTATGTGAAGCCAAACGATGCGCATAATCTGCTGAGGCCCGAGTTCATCGAGAGTCTGTATTACTTCTACGCGATCACTGGCAATCGCACATACCAGGACATGGGCTGGACCATCTTCCAGGCGTTCGAGACCCACGCCAAAGTGAATGCGGGTTACACGTCGCTGGGGAACGTTCGGAATACGCAGAACACGCGCATGCGGGATCTGATGGAGAGCTTCTGGCTGAGCGAAACCCTCAAGTACTTCTATCTGCTGTTCAGCGACAATCGCAAGGAGATCGATCTGGACCAATGGGTCTTCAATTCGGAGGGTCATCCACTGCCAGTCTATCCGCCTAAGACATAA